GCAACATCGTCGATATCCAATTCAAACGCCTGATAGAAAAAGTGTTGGAACGGCAAGGCATTGCGGCAACGCTGACGAACGCGGCGAAGAACCTGCTTGCCGAGCAGGGCTACGATCCGGTATTCGGTGCGCGGCCGCTCAAACGCCTGATGCAGCGGCACATCATCAACGAGCTGGCCACTCGCATTCTCGGCGGCGAGCTGGCTCAGGGTGACAAGCTGCTCATCGATGCAAAGGAGGGCGAGTTGGTCTATGAAAGGGTTAAATAGAAGTATTCGCGACATAGCTGATACGGTGTTACGTTAATTTGGGCGAATATTGTGATTTGTCATTCCACAGTAATCTGTGAAGTACTCGGCGCGGCGCTTGATACTTCACAAGATTCGTCTAAAGGATATTTCGAGAGGCTGCTTTTACCGATTGGTATAACTGTGAAATGGCGTTGAATAAGCCACTGCCCAGGGGCTGCGCAAATATCGGTTATGTAATTTAGAAGCTGGATATCTCCGTCGGAAAAAGTGCTCGGGAGGCGGCATGTTCGAATAGTCGAAAGAGCAGAATCCTCTTTTATTTCTCTCCCCAACTTCCGCCTTGCTTTGCTGCGCTTCTTTCTTTAGATTCTTTCCCGCGTTTAAACACGGTTTGACCTTCACCTGCTGCGATTCACACCTCAACCGCGCAACGCAAGGAGGCGCAAGTGGCGGAAACTCGCCAGGGTTATTATCACCATCCGACTGTGCAAGACGAGAATGTCGTTTTTATCAGCGAAGACGATTTGTGGAGCGTGCCCCTGAGCGGCGGTATTGCGCGGCGACTCACGAACAATCTTGGCGCGGTGGGGTTTCCGCGCCTGTCTCCCAACGGCGAATGGCTGGCATTCTGTGGCCGTGAAGAAGGCCAGCCCGATGTTTATCTCATGCCCGCAGACGGCGGTGAAATGCGCCGCCTGACATTCCTCGGCAACGTCTCCAAAATTGTGGGATGGACGAAAGACAGCAGCGCGGTGCTGTTTCTCAGTTCGCATCAGGCCACGATTCCACTCGACCGTCCTCTCGTCTATCGCGTTTCGCTCGCGGGCGAATATCCCCAACTTTTCTTGAACAGCCCGACACTCAACCTTTCGCTGCAGCCGGACGGCCCGGGCATGGCGCTGGGCCGCAATAATGATGACAACGCGCGCTGGAAACGCTATCGCGGCGGCACCGCCGGCGAGATCTGGATTGACCATGAAGGCGCGGGCAATTTCGTCAAATTGCCCCTGCCGCGCGGCAATCCCAATGCGCCCATGTGGATCAATGGACGCATCTATTTCACCACCGATCATGACGGCGTCGGCAATCTCTACTCCTGCACTTTAGCGGGCGGCGATTTGCGCGCGGAAACCAATCATCGCGATTTTTTTGTGCGCCATCCGTCCACCGACGGCCGCACCGTCGTCTATCAGGCGGGCGCGGATTTGTACGCTCTCGATACCGCCGCGCGCCAAACGCGTCTGATTCCCATTGCGTGGCGCAGCCCGATGGTGCAAACGCAGCGCAAATTCACCACGGCTTCACGTTACCTGGAATCCTATCATCTCCATCCCAAAGGCCATTCGGTTGCCTTGTCAGCGCGCGGCAAGCTTTTTACCATGCCCAATTGGGAAAACTCTCCATTGCAATACGGCCCGCGCGAGGGCGCGCGCCATCGTTTGGTGCGCTGGCTGCATGACGGCCAGCGTTTGGCGGCGATCAATGATCAAGATGACGGTGAAGAAAAGCTCGTTCTGTTCTCGAGTGAGCCGTTGCACGAGGCCGAGCGCGTTATTGCCTCGCCGCCGGGGAGAATTCAAACTCTCCTGGCTTCGCCCGCCGCGCTGCAAGTCGCACTCACCACCAGCCGCCTCGATCTTTGGGTGATCGACTTGGAAACCGGCAACCGCCGCTGTTTGGATAGCAATCCTTACGCAGAAATCTGTGACGTGACTTACGCCCCCGATGGCCGCTGGCTGGCTTACTGCAAGCCGATCAATGAGAACCAACGCGCCATTTTTTTGTGTGAAATTACCTCCGGCGCGATTCATCAGGTGACGCAGCCGGTGCTGCGCGATTGCCGGCCGAGCTTCGATCCTGATGGCCGGTATCTTTATTTTCTCTCCGCGCGCGTGCTCAATCCCGTCAACGATTCGGTGCAGTTCGTGGTGAGCTTTCCCGGCGCGTATAAGCCCTACCTGCTCACCTTGCGCAAGGAGTTGGCCAGCCCGTTCATTCCATCACCGGCGGCGCCCGGCGAAGAAAGCGCCCCCAAGCTGTCGTCGAATGGCGTGAAAGCCAATGGCAATGGCGTCAAGGTTAATGGCGAGGCTGCTGAGCCGGAAAACGCGGATAAAGCCAAAGCCGAAGAAAAAAAGCCGGAGTCGCTGCACCTCGATCTGGAGGGCATACGCTATCGCATGGTGGAATTCCCGGTGAAGGAGGGATTGTACGGCGAAGTCCTGGGCATCAAGGACAAAGTTGTATTCACCTCCTTTCCGATTCGCGGTCGCGCCGATCTCGGCGATTCTTCTGCGCTCGATGACGACGATGAAAAAGGCACGCTCTGGGTCTATGATTTCACCACGCACAAGCTCGAAGTGATTGCCAGCGACGTGCAATCCATGCAGGTTGCGAACGGCGGCAAAACCTTGAGCTATCGCAGCGGCCGCCGCATTCGAGTGTTGAAAGCGGGCGAAAAGCCGGCGGAAAACAGCGACGCTTCGCCCGGCCGCAAGAACGGCTGGCTCGATCTCAGCCGGGTCAAGCTTTCGGTGGATCCGCGCTCGGAATGGCGGCAAATGTTTCGCGAAGCCTGGCGTCTGCAACGCGAGTTTTTTTGGAATGAAAACATGTCGGGCGTGGACTGGCACAAAGTGTATGATCGCTATTATCCTTTGATCGATCGCATTGCCACACGCGCCGAGTTTTCTGATTTGATTTGGGAAATGCAAGGCGAGCTTGGCACCTCGCATGCCTATGAAAGCGGCGGCGATTATCGCCACCCGCCCTATTACTCCATTGGCCGCCTCGGCGCGGATCTGGTGTTTGACGCCGCGCAGAATCGCTATATCATCAAAAAAATCTTTCGCGGCGATGTCTGGCTCAAGGATAACTTCTCGCCGCTCTGCGCGCCGGGCGCCAACATATCCGAAGGCGATACGTTGCTGGAAATTGGGGGCGTCACCTTGAGCGCCACCGTCACACCCGGGCACCTGCTCGCAAATCAAGCCGGACAGGAAGTGACCTTGACGATTCAATCGCCCGCAGCCGAAAGCAAGCCGCGCAAGGTGATCGTCAAAACGCTGTATTCGGAATACCCGCTGCGCTATCGCGCCTGGGTTGAGCGCAATGCCGCGCGCGTGGCCGAAGCCACCGGCAACAAGATCGGCTATTTGCATATTCCCGACATGGGCACGCAGGGCTTGATTGAGTTTCATCGCTATTATTTGGCGCAATCGAACAAGTTTGGCTTGATCGTCGATGTACGCTACAACGGCGGCGGCAATGTTTCACAATTGTTGTTGGAGAAACTCATCCGCCGGCCGCTGGGATACGATGTGAAACGTTGGGGCGCGCCTGATCCTTATCCTGAACACGCCATGCGCGGCCCGATCGTGACGCTCACCAACGAACATGCCGGCTCTGATGGCGACATTTTTTGCCACAGCTTCAAACTCCTGAAAATCGGGCCGCTCATCGGGAAGCGCACCTGGGGCGGCGTGATCGGCATCGACCGGCGCTACAATCTCGCCGATGGCGGCCGCACCACGCAGCCGCAATACTCATTCTGGTTTGCTGATGTGAAATGGCAGGTTGAAAACTACGGCGTCGATCCGGATATCGAAGTGGATTTCGATCCCAATGCGCACTTGCGCGGGGACGATCCGCAATTGGAACGCGCGATTGCGGAAGCATTGCGCTTGCTGAAGGAAAAAGGCGCAGAGCTTCCCGCATTTGATGAACGGCCGCATCTGCCGCTGCCGGATTAATGATTGATGAGACATTACTGTTTAACCACGGTTTGGCCGTGGTTTTTCGTTTCAGAGGTTTCCAATGATTGCACAATAGGAGAAGCCGTTTGCGCGCCCTCACCTTTCACGGCAAACAAGACATTCGTTACGAATCTGTTCCTGATCCCGCCCTCATATCGCCCTCCGATGTCATCATCAAAGTATATCTCGCCGGCATTTGCGGCTCGGATTTGCATGTTTATCACGAACGCGAAAAAGGCCTGGACTCTGGCACGGTGATGGGACATGAGTTCGCGGGTGAAATCATTGACGTGGGAAGAGAAGTCAAAGATTTCAAGCGCGGCGATTTGGTGTTTGCGCCGTTTACGACGAACTGCGGCGAGTGCTTTTATTGCCGCATCGGATTGACAGCGCGTTGCACACAGAGCCAACTTTTTGGCTGGGTGCAAAACGGCGCGGGCTTGCAAGGCGGGCAGGCGGAGTTCGTGCGCGTTCCCCTCGCCGAGGCGACGTTGGTCAAAATACCTGAGGAGGTATTGCCTGAAGAGGCTTTGTTGTTGGGTGATATTTTTTCCACCGGCTATTTTTGTGCGGACATGGCGAGTCTCCAGCCGGGAGGAACATATGCGGTGATTGGCTGCGGCCCGGTGGGATTGATGGCCATTATCGGCGCGCGTGAGTTGGGCGCAGAGAAGATTTTCGCTATCGACGCCGTTCCCGAGCGGCTGGCATTGGCGCAACGCTTCGGCGCGACCCCCGTCAATTTTCAAAAAGAAAATCCGCTCGAAATCTTGCACGAAACGACAGAAGGCCGCGGCGCTGATGCTGTTATGGAAATTGTCGGCAACGAATCTGCGATGCGCTTGGCGCTGGCGTTGGTGCGGCCGGGCGGCATTATCTCCGTTGCGGGCGTGCACAACGAGGCGCAATTTGCGTTTACGCCCAATGAAGCTTACGACAAGAATCTCACGTACAGAGTTGGCCGCTGCTCCGCGCGCCATTATGCCGAGCGCTTGCTTCCCATTGTACAAAAAAAGAAGTATGATCTGACGGCAATTATTTCTCACCGTTTGCCTCTGCACCAGGGTGTTGCCGGCTACAAGATCTTTGATGAGAAGCTGGAAGGTTGCACGAAAGTGGTTTTAACGCCCTGAGTCGGATACCGCCATCACAGATATTTTGTAAGCTGATTTTACGAACATGAGCTATGCCAGATTTGAGACAAGCTGAAAACCGAAGTTCTGCGGGCGGCGCTTGGAAAAAATTCAGACAAGACTATTATGGGCAAAACCATTCAATCGTTTTGCCCCAAATGGTTTTGACATTGAACTTTCAGTCCCGCCGCTGCAGGATTATTCCAACTTTGAAAAACCAATTGCCCTGCACCGATTTTGATTGTCAAAATTCATTAGATACAGACGAATCGGAGCCACCGAATAAAATTTTCAACGGATAAAAGCAGCCAACGGAGAAATTCTTATGACGAAATCCGTTGGCAGATTTCATCCGTTGGAGAAATGTGTTCATTATTTGCATGAATCAGACTCTTGCGATTTCATAGGCCAGAAGCCAAAAATATTCCAACCACAGCAGCTTGACTGCCTTTGACCAACTGCTCAGTTTTTCATAAATGAATTCGCGCTACGGAAAGTTTTTGATAATGCGATGTTGCGAGCCGTCTTGCAACGTTCGGGTTTGGTAGGTATTGCCAAACTCGTCGCGCCCGGTGAGCGGGGAACTGCTGCCTTCGACATAAACGTTGTCAATAAACACCATTTTGCCGCTGTTTGCCAGCAAGCGATGCCACCCCGCAAGCGTATCGTCAAGGTGCTGCAGAGAAAGGTGTGACCAAATAAAGCCGCCGAATATGGCCTCACAAAAGTTGTTTGCCACAGGCAAGGCGCGCATGTCGGCGAGCGCGAATGTTATATTTGAGTTGGGATATTGCTTTGCCCGCGCGATCGCCAAAACTTCCGGGTTGCGATCCGTTGCCAGAATGGCCTTCGCGGTGGCGCTGAGAGATTTTGTCCAATAGCCGGTGCCGCAACCAATTTCGAGAACATTTCGTTGCGCCAGCTCGGATTGCAACCAGCGCGCGGCAATCGCCAAATCATGCTGCCGTTCCGGCTTGGCATAAATTTTTTCATACTCGCCGGCGCGCTGCGCATAATAGCGCACGAGATCATGATCCGTCATGAGCGCGTGTTGCGTTTGCGTCATTCACCCAGCGCCAACAACTGCAACGCCACAGCCTTGCCCTTCTCGCCGATTTCCAGCATCGGGCCAACGCAGCTCGGGCAGCCGTCTTCACAGCCGCAAGCTTTCACCAATTCGCGCGCGGCAGCCAGCAATTCGGCGTGCATGCCGAACAAGCGCTTGCTGAAGCCGACACCGCCGGGGTGATTGTCATAAATAAAAATCGTCGGCCGTTGTGTCAGCACGGCGCGCGCCTGGGGCACCGCGCGAATGTCACTGCTGTCGCACATCAAGAACACTGCGGCCACGCCGTGCATGGCATGCGCGGCCGCTTTTAAGCCGTCGCCCAGCGCCGACTCCGGAATGTTCAATCGCTGCGCCATGTCTGCTGGCAATTCCCACCAATAAGCCGTGGTGTGCATGCTGATTTCCGGCAATTCCACCGGGCCATAGCCAATATTCTCATGCGAACCGAATTTGAGTTTCTTGAACTTTGTCGTCTGGCAATTCACATTCACTTCGCCATGCGCTATTTTTACCGCCTCACCTGACTCCTGCGCGCGTTTTTCAGGAAGCTCTTTCTCGCCGGGGCTTCGTTCTTCAAAAACTTCCAACACGTGAATACTCGTGTCCGTATGCGCATCGGTATAATAATCGACTTCCACCTGGCGCACGTAAGCCTTGCGCCGGTCCCAATCGAGTTTGTCCACATGAAATTGCCGGCCTTCGTGAATGTAAATGGCGTCGTCGTGCAGCATCACGGGCGCATCGAGCAGGTTCACTTCACCGATCACGCGTTCGTTGTCCGTCGTGTCGATGATAATGACATTCTCGGGCGCCGCCGTGCGCAAACCCACAGCTTCTGCCGGGTACGCATCCGTCATCCAATGCCAGCGGCCTTCGTTGTGATGCAACACCTTGTTCTCTTCGAGATATTCAAGAATCTCCTGCGTGGCATCAACCACGCTGTTGCCATAACCGAACTTCTCACCGTCTTGAAACGGCAATTCGAACGCCCCACATTTGATGTGACTCATCAAAATGACGAGATTGTTGGGATCGACGATGCCGGCTTCCGGTGAGCGTTCGAAAAAGTAATCGGGATGATTGATCATGTATTGATCGATCGGGCTGCTCGAGGCGATCATGAGCGCAAGCGCGGAATCCGAGCGCCGGCCCGCGCGCCCGGCCTGCTGCCAGGAACTGGCAATGCTGCCGGGATAACCCACCATCACACAGGCGGTGAGCTGCCCGATGTCGATGCCCAATTCCAGCGCATTCGTCGACACCACGCCCAACACCTCGCCGCTGCGCAAACCCGCTTCGATGGCGCGGCGTTCCGTGGGCAGATAACCGCCGCGATAGCCGCGAATCAGCTTGGGCGATTGTTGGTTTGCCGCCATGCTTTGCTTGAGATACGTCACCAAAACCTCGACGCGCAAACGGCTGCGTGTGAAAACGATGGTTTGAATCTTGTTCAACAAGAAGCGCATGGCCAGGCTGCGCGCTTCTTTGACCGAGGATTTGCGAATGCCCAGCTCGCGATTCACCACCGGCGGGTTGTAGAGAATGAAATGCTTTTCTCCGCGCGGCGCGCCGTTGTTGTCCACCAGCACGGTTTCCTGCGAGATGATTTGCTCGGCCAGCTCCTGCGGGTTGGCAATAGTCGCCGAACAGCAAATGAATTGCGGTTGCGCGCCGTAAAACTGCGCAATGCGCCGCAACCGCCGCATCAAATTCGCAAGATGACTGCCAAACACGCCGCGATAATTGTGCAGCTCGTCGATCACGACGTAGCGCAAGTTCTCGAACAGCTTGATCCACTTGGTGTGATGCGGCAGAATGCCCTGATGCAGCATGTCGGGATTGGTCACCACAATGTGGCCCGAGCTACGAATGGCCTGGCGCGCCGACACCGGCGTGTCGCCGTCGAACGTGTAGGTTTTGATATCGAAATTGATTTGGTCGCCCAGCAGCCGCACGACATCGTGCAGCTCCACGACTTGATCCTGCGACAGGGCTTTGGTGGGAAAAAGGTAAAGCGCGCGCGCATCCGGATCGGAAATCACGCGCTGCAACACCGGAATATTGTAGCACAGCGTTTTGCCCGAAGCCGTGGGCGTGACCACCACCACGTTTTTGCCTTCCGCAACTTTTGTGATGGCTTCCGCTTGATGCGTATAAAGCCGGGTGATGCCATGTTGGCGCAACGCCTTCGCCAACGCGGGATGCAACGAGTCCGGCAGATCCACCCACTGCGCCGGCCGCGCCGGTAGCGTGCGCCAGTGCGTGACGTTTTGCACAAAATCAGGGTCACTGCGCAGTTGCTCGATGACTTGCTGGAGATTCATTGATTGATTTCGGATTGATGATTGCGGATTGCAGAAAATGCTTTGCTGAACAATCAATAATTTGAGAGAGGCGCCAACTCAAGTTTTTGCTGTTGACGGGCATCGTTTTGCCGCAGAATATTGTCGATGGAGATCAAGTCTTTTGGGTTGAACTTGACGCCAGCAAAGGCGCGGCAAAATTAGACAACTATTCGCAATAAGGCAAACTTTTTCTCAAACGCAAATTTGTCTCGCGGTTATGCTCACCGACAATGCCCTCAAAAAAAGTCATGAACCGGCAGCTATTGTAGATTTTTGCCTAATGTTGGCAGAATGTGGATAACTTTCTCGGATCTATTGCGCCAAAATGATACAGTTTATTGTTGCATAAAGTTAATATTCGCAGTATCGTCCAAAAGTCTGCCCGAAGACGTACGGTTCGTCTCAATTCTTTAAAATGTTAACCGGATTTTAACCATCTTAGTATTTTAAAAATAAAATCTTATTGACTCGAATTCAAAGGTCATCTAGGTGTAGTGGTATTAATGCCGCGACACACAATCTAAAGTATTTCAGCCTCGATTTCGATTAAAAATTTTTTCCACAGACAGTAATTGACTCGTTTTTGACCGCTTCTCTGGGGTTAGCAAATGTGGATAACTTGTGCGCAAAGATTTTTGCCTCGGTTATGGGGGAGCTAAGCGCATCTGTGCTGCCAGATTACTGCGAGGGATCATATTTACACCATAGCGGATGTTTTTGGAGATTCTCTCTATAATAAGTCTCAACGCGAATAGGGACGAATAAACACGTATTTTAAAATTGGCGAAGATTCGTGTTCATTCGCGGTTTCAAAAATGAAGACGGATCGACGATTAAATAACTTTCTTAATCTCCAACCGCGAATAGACGCGAATCATCGCGAAATAAAAAGCATTAGCGGCCATTCGCGTTGATGAGCGGTTTAAAGAAACTGAAGAAAAAGAATCACAAGCAGATTATTTAGATCTTCAGTGAAGGTAGAGTTTGAAAAGGTAGACGATTGATCTTTTCTCAGTAACCCAAATTTCTTTGCAGCCGCATGAAGCAAGGGCATCGCTGGTCGGAATATATCGAGCAGCGGCTAAACTCAAAGATTTGCCCGCGATCAAGCTCAGACATCGACCTCAGTCGCCTGACTTTGAAGCCAAAAAACTCACTTTATGGCATCCAGAAAGCCGTGTGTCCGACTTTGGGGCGCCGGAACTTTCCCTTGCTGAAGTTCCTTTGAATTGGTTATATTGCCCCGGGAACAATTCAAGATAGGAATTTGTTTATTTACTACGATTTCAAGTGCTTGCATGCTCGACTATTGGCGAAACAGGTTAACCGGGAAAATTTTATTGCGCTTTTTGTATATTGCCATCAGCCTTGGCGGGATTCTTTACGAATTCCTAAAAGTGCAACCGGTTCGCTGGCCATTGATTGCGGGTTATAGCTTCATTATTATAGCAATGATTTTTGCCATAAGGCAGCGACACAATGCCGAAGAAAGCGCTTAATAAGGATTGTCGATTAAATAACATGCCCAAATCTCAAACCGCGAATGCACGCCAATAAACGAGAATTTTAAAATTAGCGAATATTCGCGTTTATTAGCGGTTCCCCAAATGAGTAAGTTATTTAAATGGCGTTC
This window of the Cytophagia bacterium CHB2 genome carries:
- a CDS encoding peptidase, producing MAETRQGYYHHPTVQDENVVFISEDDLWSVPLSGGIARRLTNNLGAVGFPRLSPNGEWLAFCGREEGQPDVYLMPADGGEMRRLTFLGNVSKIVGWTKDSSAVLFLSSHQATIPLDRPLVYRVSLAGEYPQLFLNSPTLNLSLQPDGPGMALGRNNDDNARWKRYRGGTAGEIWIDHEGAGNFVKLPLPRGNPNAPMWINGRIYFTTDHDGVGNLYSCTLAGGDLRAETNHRDFFVRHPSTDGRTVVYQAGADLYALDTAARQTRLIPIAWRSPMVQTQRKFTTASRYLESYHLHPKGHSVALSARGKLFTMPNWENSPLQYGPREGARHRLVRWLHDGQRLAAINDQDDGEEKLVLFSSEPLHEAERVIASPPGRIQTLLASPAALQVALTTSRLDLWVIDLETGNRRCLDSNPYAEICDVTYAPDGRWLAYCKPINENQRAIFLCEITSGAIHQVTQPVLRDCRPSFDPDGRYLYFLSARVLNPVNDSVQFVVSFPGAYKPYLLTLRKELASPFIPSPAAPGEESAPKLSSNGVKANGNGVKVNGEAAEPENADKAKAEEKKPESLHLDLEGIRYRMVEFPVKEGLYGEVLGIKDKVVFTSFPIRGRADLGDSSALDDDDEKGTLWVYDFTTHKLEVIASDVQSMQVANGGKTLSYRSGRRIRVLKAGEKPAENSDASPGRKNGWLDLSRVKLSVDPRSEWRQMFREAWRLQREFFWNENMSGVDWHKVYDRYYPLIDRIATRAEFSDLIWEMQGELGTSHAYESGGDYRHPPYYSIGRLGADLVFDAAQNRYIIKKIFRGDVWLKDNFSPLCAPGANISEGDTLLEIGGVTLSATVTPGHLLANQAGQEVTLTIQSPAAESKPRKVIVKTLYSEYPLRYRAWVERNAARVAEATGNKIGYLHIPDMGTQGLIEFHRYYLAQSNKFGLIVDVRYNGGGNVSQLLLEKLIRRPLGYDVKRWGAPDPYPEHAMRGPIVTLTNEHAGSDGDIFCHSFKLLKIGPLIGKRTWGGVIGIDRRYNLADGGRTTQPQYSFWFADVKWQVENYGVDPDIEVDFDPNAHLRGDDPQLERAIAEALRLLKEKGAELPAFDERPHLPLPD
- a CDS encoding DEAD/DEAH box helicase, producing MNLQQVIEQLRSDPDFVQNVTHWRTLPARPAQWVDLPDSLHPALAKALRQHGITRLYTHQAEAITKVAEGKNVVVVTPTASGKTLCYNIPVLQRVISDPDARALYLFPTKALSQDQVVELHDVVRLLGDQINFDIKTYTFDGDTPVSARQAIRSSGHIVVTNPDMLHQGILPHHTKWIKLFENLRYVVIDELHNYRGVFGSHLANLMRRLRRIAQFYGAQPQFICCSATIANPQELAEQIISQETVLVDNNGAPRGEKHFILYNPPVVNRELGIRKSSVKEARSLAMRFLLNKIQTIVFTRSRLRVEVLVTYLKQSMAANQQSPKLIRGYRGGYLPTERRAIEAGLRSGEVLGVVSTNALELGIDIGQLTACVMVGYPGSIASSWQQAGRAGRRSDSALALMIASSSPIDQYMINHPDYFFERSPEAGIVDPNNLVILMSHIKCGAFELPFQDGEKFGYGNSVVDATQEILEYLEENKVLHHNEGRWHWMTDAYPAEAVGLRTAAPENVIIIDTTDNERVIGEVNLLDAPVMLHDDAIYIHEGRQFHVDKLDWDRRKAYVRQVEVDYYTDAHTDTSIHVLEVFEERSPGEKELPEKRAQESGEAVKIAHGEVNVNCQTTKFKKLKFGSHENIGYGPVELPEISMHTTAYWWELPADMAQRLNIPESALGDGLKAAAHAMHGVAAVFLMCDSSDIRAVPQARAVLTQRPTIFIYDNHPGGVGFSKRLFGMHAELLAAARELVKACGCEDGCPSCVGPMLEIGEKGKAVALQLLALGE
- a CDS encoding zinc-binding dehydrogenase, which produces MHNRRSRLRALTFHGKQDIRYESVPDPALISPSDVIIKVYLAGICGSDLHVYHEREKGLDSGTVMGHEFAGEIIDVGREVKDFKRGDLVFAPFTTNCGECFYCRIGLTARCTQSQLFGWVQNGAGLQGGQAEFVRVPLAEATLVKIPEEVLPEEALLLGDIFSTGYFCADMASLQPGGTYAVIGCGPVGLMAIIGARELGAEKIFAIDAVPERLALAQRFGATPVNFQKENPLEILHETTEGRGADAVMEIVGNESAMRLALALVRPGGIISVAGVHNEAQFAFTPNEAYDKNLTYRVGRCSARHYAERLLPIVQKKKYDLTAIISHRLPLHQGVAGYKIFDEKLEGCTKVVLTP
- a CDS encoding class I SAM-dependent methyltransferase produces the protein MTQTQHALMTDHDLVRYYAQRAGEYEKIYAKPERQHDLAIAARWLQSELAQRNVLEIGCGTGYWTKSLSATAKAILATDRNPEVLAIARAKQYPNSNITFALADMRALPVANNFCEAIFGGFIWSHLSLQHLDDTLAGWHRLLANSGKMVFIDNVYVEGSSSPLTGRDEFGNTYQTRTLQDGSQHRIIKNFP